A genomic window from Quercus lobata isolate SW786 chromosome 10, ValleyOak3.0 Primary Assembly, whole genome shotgun sequence includes:
- the LOC115965814 gene encoding uncharacterized protein LOC115965814, with the protein MEAQKNQPEKQPSPAAAVIPSCHTKKNDDAAFLEDLKDHIDEFIHASMDEHKNCFQKTLKKMFGMSKIVAERSSETKEVESSLPLQTTVSD; encoded by the exons ATGGAAGCACAGAAAAATCAACCTGAAAAGCAGCCATCACCTGCTGCTGCAGTCATCCCTTCATGTCACACAAAGAAGAATGACGATGCCGCTTTCTTGGAGGATTTGAAGGACCACATTGATGAGTTCATCCATGCATCTATGGATGAACACAAAAATTGCTTCCAGAAGACCCTGAAGAAG ATGTTTGGAATGTCAAAGATTGTTGCAGAAAGGAGTTCTGAAACTAAGGAGGTTGAAAGCTCTCTGCCCCTCCAAACAACAGTGTCGGACTAG